Proteins from a genomic interval of Sugiyamaella lignohabitans strain CBS 10342 chromosome C, complete sequence:
- the PMU1 gene encoding Pmu1p (Putative phosphomutase; contains a region homologous to the active site of phosphomutases; overexpression suppresses the histidine auxotrophy of an ade3 ade16 ade17 triple mutant and the temperature sensitivity of a tps2 mutant; GO_component: GO:0005737 - cytoplasm [Evidence IEA,IEA]; GO_component: GO:0005737 - cytoplasm [Evidence IDA] [PMID 14562095]; GO_component: GO:0005634 - nucleus [Evidence IEA,IEA]; GO_component: GO:0005634 - nucleus [Evidence IDA] [PMID 14562095]; GO_function: GO:0016853 - isomerase activity [Evidence IEA]; GO_function: GO:0003674 - molecular_function [Evidence ND]; GO_process: GO:0008150 - biological_process [Evidence ND]; GO_process: GO:0008152 - metabolic process [Evidence IEA]), which translates to MIYTWDGILLDPPPLVVDDLRETIGLEPCNKRRSRTHISTRFGHVVNIEDSFPEEDTTWRPDHRETPLEHSIRTKRFLTRLFDSDWHSPTPDDYVSVTSHMGTINSFLLVINHRPFTVLPGGMIPVIIRADRV; encoded by the coding sequence ATGATTTATACCTGGGACGGGATCCTGCTTGATCCTCCACCTCTTGTTGTGGATGATCTCCGCGAAACCATCGGACTTGAACCCTGTAACAAACGACGCAGTCGTACTCACATTTCTACACGGTTTGGTCATGTTGTCAATATTGAAGACTCGTTCCCCGAGGAAGATACCACCTGGCGCCCTGACCACAGAGAAACCCCTTTGGAGCACAGTATTCGTACTAAACGGTTCCTGACTCGGCTGTTCGACTCGGACTGGCATTCACCAACTCCTGACGACTACGTTTCGGTGACTTCTCACATGGGAACGATCAACTCGTTCCTACTGGTCATTAATCACCGGCCATTCACTGTACTTCCCGGTGGTATGATCCCTGTGATAATTCGTGCTGACAGGGTGTAA
- the CDC5 gene encoding polo kinase CDC5 (Polo-like kinase; controls targeting and activation of Rho1p at cell division site via Rholp guanine nucleotide exchange factors; regulates Spc72p; also functions in adaptation to DNA damage during meiosis; has similarity to Xenopus Plx1 and S. pombe Plo1p; possible Cdc28p substrate; GO_component: GO:0005935 - cellular bud neck [Evidence IDA] [PMID 10594031]; GO_component: GO:0005634 - nucleus [Evidence IDA] [PMID 9819423]; GO_component: GO:0000922 - spindle pole [Evidence IDA] [PMID 10594031]; GO_function: GO:0005524 - ATP binding [Evidence IEA,IEA]; GO_function: GO:0008047 - enzyme activator activity [Evidence IDA] [PMID 16763112]; GO_function: GO:0016301 - kinase activity [Evidence IEA]; GO_function: GO:0000166 - nucleotide binding [Evidence IEA]; GO_function: GO:0004672 - protein kinase activity [Evidence IEA]; GO_function: GO:0004672 - protein kinase activity [Evidence IDA] [PMID 12637549]; GO_function: GO:0004672 - protein kinase activity [Evidence IDA] [PMID 16319894]; GO_function: GO:0004672 - protein kinase activity [Evidence IDA,IMP] [PMID 17122856]; GO_function: GO:0004672 - protein kinase activity [Evidence IDA,IMP] [PMID 8321244]; GO_function: GO:0004674 - protein serine/threonine kinase activity [Evidence IEA,IEA]; GO_function: GO:0016740 - transferase activity [Evidence IEA]; GO_function: GO:0016772 - transferase activity, transferring phosphorus-containing groups [Evidence IEA]; GO_process: GO:0007049 - cell cycle [Evidence IEA]; GO_process: GO:0051301 - cell division [Evidence IEA]; GO_process: GO:0007067 - mitotic nuclear division [Evidence IEA]; GO_process: GO:0016310 - phosphorylation [Evidence IEA]; GO_process: GO:0010696 - positive regulation of spindle pole body separation [Evidence IGI,IMP] [PMID 18500339]; GO_process: GO:0008104 - protein localization [Evidence IMP] [PMID 16763112]; GO_process: GO:0006468 - protein phosphorylation [Evidence IEA]; GO_process: GO:0006468 - protein phosphorylation [Evidence IDA] [PMID 16319894]; GO_process: GO:0006468 - protein phosphorylation [Evidence IDA,IMP] [PMID 17122856]; GO_process: GO:0006468 - protein phosphorylation [Evidence IDA,IMP] [PMID 8321244]; GO_process: GO:0000712 - resolution of meiotic recombination intermediates [Evidence IMP] [PMID 12717442]; GO_process: GO:0090306 - spindle assembly involved in meiosis [Evidence IMP] [PMID 20237423]; GO_process: GO:0070194 - synaptonemal complex disassembly [Evidence IGI] [PMID 18832066]): protein MIYAAKTVAKASLKSSKTKEKLLAEIKIHKSMHHPNIVQFVDCFEDDDNVYILLEICENQSLMEMLRARSRLTEEETKYYIVQILGAVRYMHKRRVLHRDLKLGNIFIGDNMDVKIGDFGLATVLASDSDRRRTICGTPNYIAPEVLFGKKVGHSYEADIWSVGIILYTMLFGKPPFQTKEIEDIYDRIANLSYSFPEKVKVSEDAKDLIRKLLVTDPVERLSIEKVLEHPFFEYQFPAMVPSFALTKKPIYAAMTEHDARKNFINCQVQAKIRLAESTEVASTDVKPIKIDERAATSAQNSQTENGPAAVLPTSLSPASTKDKYKMVIVPRKSGLDLKQQQQQKLKLTGEYAGKAVEGNKQTAEQNQDRAYDRHSASPRPRWTRAVTALATGNRNQTDKQVAVEQRVTRSATAPPKTGQTNTASRTAVAAAAAAAAAPAASAVSGRTTHDGKSMLYRTLKTLTIAINSYESKETLAPAQSSPRVPAVFISKWVDFSDKYGLAYQTSESNDGVLFRNGTVLLMNPENETYLMLDKDDTTEKPLVCKWTGKAIYPSTENASEHKVIRLINTFHRYMQDHLQKSNYGIQRASDDLSVNPVFVTYYERQPEYVMLCLNNGTFQFNFPDHMKLIVSSGASQIDLIDNDQRLHTWSIQEALAFTHRAQHKKLVSDPAYTLIHKLAMCRTAVKKEYNSL, encoded by the coding sequence ATGATATATGCCGCTAAGACGGTGGCTAAAGCGTCGCTGAAGTCTAGTAAGACTAAGGAGAAACTACTGGCCGAAATCAAGATCCACAAGAGTATGCACCACCCTAATATTGTGCAGTTTGTAGACTGttttgaagacgacgacaatgtatatatactgCTAGAGATTTGTGAGAATCAAAGTTTAATGGAGATGCTACGAGCTCGTAGTAGACTCACTGAGGAAGAGACAAAGTATTACATTGTACAAATTCTAGGAGCAGTTCGTTATATGCATAAACGCAGAGTTCTTCATAGAGACTTGAAGCTGGGTAACATATTTATTGGCGACAACATGGATGTGAAAATCGGTGATTTCGGTCTTGCTACTGTTCTTGCATCGGATAGTGACAGGAGGAGAACTATTTGTGGTACCCCCAACTACATAGCTCCAGAGGTGCTATTCGGAAAGAAGGTCGGCCATAGCTATGAAGCAGACATCTGGTCCGTGGGTATTATTCTGTACACCATGTTATTTGGCAAACCGCCATTTCAAACCAAGGAGATTGAAGATATCTACGATCGTATTGCTAATCTAAGTTATTCGTTCCCAGAAAAGGTCAAAGTCAGTGAAGATGCCAAGGACTTGATAAGAAAACTGCTGGTTACAGATCCAGTAGAAAGACTGTCAATTGAAAAGGTCCTTGAACATCCATTTTTCGAATACCAGTTCCCAGCCATGGTTCCATCATTTGCATTGACCAAGAAACCTATTTATGCTGCCATGACCGAGCATGATGCCCGCAAAAACTTTATTAACTGTCAGGTTCAAGCCAAGATAAGACTTGCTGAGAGTACAGAGGTTGCTTCAACCGATGTCAAGCCCATCAAGATCGACGAACGAGCTGCTACAAGTGCACAGAACTCACAAACCGAAAATggacctgctgctgtacTGCCCACATCGCTATCACCTGCGTCTACCAAGGACAAGTATAAGATGGTCATTGTTCCACGAAAGAGTGGACTCGATCtgaagcagcaacaacagcagaaactGAAGCTGACAGGAGAATACGCCGGAAAGGCTGTTGAAGgaaacaaacaaactgcTGAGCAGAATCAGGATAGAGCATATGACCGTCATTCGGCCAGTCCTCGACCACGATGGACTCGAGCTGTCACTGCACTTGCTACTGGTAACAGAAACCAGACCGACAAACAAGTTGCTGTCGAGCAACGAGTAACAAGATCCGCTACCGCACCTCCTAAAACCGGCCAGACCAACACAGCCAGTCGTACCGccgtggcagcagcagctgcagcagcagcagcaccagcagcatcagcagtaTCAGGAAGAACGACTCATGACGGAAAATCCATGCTCTACCGTACACTAAAGACCCTGACAATAGCAATCAACAGCTACGAGTCGAAAGAAACACTGGCCCCTGCGCAATCCAGTCCACGGGTACCGGCGGTGTTTATCAGCAAATGGGTCGACTTCTCCGACAAGTACGGCCTGGCATACCAAACCTCAGAATCCAATGACGGTGTATTATTTCGCAACGGCACAGTTCTTCTGATGAACCCGGAAAATGAGACGTATCTGATGCTCGACAAAGACGACACCACTGAGAAACCGTTAGTATGTAAATGGACAGGAAAAGCTATCTACCCCAGTACGGAAAACGCCAGTGAGCACAAAGTGATTCGACTAATCAACACGTTCCACCGATATATGCAAGATCATTTACAGAAGAGTAACTACGGCATCCAACGAGCATCGGACGACCTTTCGGTGAACCCAGTATTTGTGACCTACTACGAGCGTCAGCCCGAGTACGTGATGCTGTGCTTGAACAACGGAACTTTCCAATTCAACTTCCCGGACCACATGAAACTCATCGTCTCAAGCGGAGCCAGTCAAATCGATCTCATTGACAACGACCAGCGACTGCACACCTGGAGCATCCAAGAAGCACTGGCCTTCACCCACCGAGCCCAGCACAAAAAGCTGGTCTCCGACCCGGCTTACACACTTATCCACAAGCTCGCCATGTGCCGGACTGCTGTCAAGAAAGAGTACAACAGCCTATAA